A DNA window from Arachis duranensis cultivar V14167 chromosome 3, aradu.V14167.gnm2.J7QH, whole genome shotgun sequence contains the following coding sequences:
- the LOC107479318 gene encoding uncharacterized protein LOC107479318: MVLTEECSAIIQHKLPQKLKDLGSFQIPCIIGEIIVEKALCDLGASINLMSLVMVKKMRIEEAKPTRMALQLADRSFKFPHGIVEDLLVKVGDFIFPTNFVVLDMKEGTKTSIILGRPFLATTGAIIDVQKGELVLRLHEEKMIFYVFKAMSYPQD; encoded by the coding sequence ATGGTACTAACcgaagaatgcagtgccatcATCCAGCACAAATTGccccagaaattgaaggatcttgggagcttccaaattcctTGTATCATAGGGGAAATCATAGTGGAAAAGGCtttatgtgatttaggagctagcataaatctgATGTCCTTAGTAATGGTGAAGAAAATGAGGATTGAGGaggccaaaccaacaagaatggccctgCAACTAGCAGACCGATCATTCAAGTTTCCTCACGGAATAGTAGAAGACTTGCTAGTGAAGGTGGGAGACTTTATCTTCCCAACAAACTTTGTAGTGTTGGATATGAAGGAAGGAACCAAGACTTCTATCATCTTAGGCAGGCCATTTTTAGCCACTActggagccatcattgatgtccaaaagggtgaacttgTCCTAAGACTACATGAAGAGAAAATGATATTCTATGTGTTcaaggccatgagttacccacaGGACTAA
- the LOC107479311 gene encoding uncharacterized protein LOC107479311 isoform X2, with the protein MLQFCNNLVLLSGIPMCFLESIILLSCLESRNDAIIDHLLHECDLIGRVISADKDSILSADKNMPTVPAIGKRAPRVGNIGHITRVANKLIYLSHNRSNILSCLQENNEWNEWQAKVLQERNVVENVHRWACGRPTALHGRMRDSDDDDTHDRDYDIAALATNLNQAFGYKIYGTEDNEEKNNNIE; encoded by the exons ATGCTGCAATTTTGCAATAATCTCGTG CTGCTGTCTGGTATACCAATGTGTTTTCTAGAAAGTATCATATTATTGTCATGTTTGGAGAGCAGAAACGATGCAATTATTGATCATCTTCTTCACGAGTGTGATTTAATTGGAAGAGTTATTAGTGCGGATAAAGATTCTATTCTCTCTGCTGACAAAAATATG CCTACTGTACCTGCTATTGGAAAACGGGCACCACGCGTGGGAAATATTGGGCATATTACTCGAGTTGCTAACAAGCTTATTTACTTATCACATAATCGAAGCAACATACTTTCATGTCTTCAG GAAAATAATGAGTGGAATGAATGGCAAGCTAAAGTTCTTCAGGAACGTAATGTGGTTGAGAATGTTCATCGGTGGGCTTGTGG GCGTCCAACTGCTTTACATGGTAGGATGAGGgatagtgatgatgatgacaCTCATGACAGGGACTACGACATTGCAGCTTTAGCAACTAATTTGAATCAGGCTTTTGGATATAAAATTTATGGAACTGAGGATAATGAAGAG aaaaataacaacattgAGTGA
- the LOC107479311 gene encoding uncharacterized protein LOC107479311 isoform X1 produces the protein MLQFCNNLVLLSGIPMCFLESIILLSCLESRNDAIIDHLLHECDLIGRVISADKDSILSADKNMPTVPAIGKRAPRVGNIGHITRVANKLIYLSHNRSNILSCLQENNEWNEWQAKVLQERNVVENVHRWACGRPTALHGRMRDSDDDDTHDRDYDIAALATNLNQAFGYKIYGTEDNEESAQGGLGTELKCQTNSLIGLVAEK, from the exons ATGCTGCAATTTTGCAATAATCTCGTG CTGCTGTCTGGTATACCAATGTGTTTTCTAGAAAGTATCATATTATTGTCATGTTTGGAGAGCAGAAACGATGCAATTATTGATCATCTTCTTCACGAGTGTGATTTAATTGGAAGAGTTATTAGTGCGGATAAAGATTCTATTCTCTCTGCTGACAAAAATATG CCTACTGTACCTGCTATTGGAAAACGGGCACCACGCGTGGGAAATATTGGGCATATTACTCGAGTTGCTAACAAGCTTATTTACTTATCACATAATCGAAGCAACATACTTTCATGTCTTCAG GAAAATAATGAGTGGAATGAATGGCAAGCTAAAGTTCTTCAGGAACGTAATGTGGTTGAGAATGTTCATCGGTGGGCTTGTGG GCGTCCAACTGCTTTACATGGTAGGATGAGGgatagtgatgatgatgacaCTCATGACAGGGACTACGACATTGCAGCTTTAGCAACTAATTTGAATCAGGCTTTTGGATATAAAATTTATGGAACTGAGGATAATGAAGAG TCTGCCCAAGGTGGTTTAGGCACTGAACTTAAATGCCAGACTAATTCTTTGATTGGTTTGGTTgcagaaaaataa